One Kitasatospora sp. NBC_01266 genomic window carries:
- a CDS encoding bifunctional 4-hydroxy-2-oxoglutarate aldolase/2-dehydro-3-deoxy-phosphogluconate aldolase, with the protein MTCFTSRLAADRVIAVVRAPRIPDAAALCAALLAGGIRWVELTCTTPEVMDSLASAVAADPGVRLGLGTVLTADQARAGIAAGAEYLVTPGCRAEVAQVARAAGVPVLLGALTPTEVARAADLGAAAVKVFPARAFGPGYFKDLRGPYPDIPLIASGGVDAATAPAYLGHGALAVCAGGEVVPAAAVAAGDWPELTRRAKAFIASLDDAGPGPSRARQGLGAPEGPGAG; encoded by the coding sequence ATGACCTGTTTCACCAGCCGGCTCGCCGCCGACCGGGTGATCGCGGTGGTGCGGGCGCCACGGATACCCGATGCCGCCGCGCTCTGCGCCGCGCTGCTGGCGGGCGGCATCCGTTGGGTCGAACTCACCTGCACCACGCCGGAAGTGATGGACAGCCTGGCTTCGGCGGTGGCCGCCGACCCGGGCGTCCGGCTCGGCCTGGGCACCGTGCTGACGGCTGACCAGGCGCGTGCCGGGATCGCCGCCGGGGCCGAGTACCTGGTGACGCCCGGCTGCCGCGCCGAGGTGGCGCAGGTGGCACGCGCGGCGGGTGTTCCGGTCCTGCTCGGCGCGCTCACCCCCACCGAGGTCGCCCGGGCCGCCGACCTGGGCGCCGCCGCCGTCAAGGTCTTCCCGGCCCGCGCCTTCGGCCCCGGCTACTTCAAGGACCTGCGCGGGCCCTACCCGGACATCCCGCTGATCGCCTCCGGCGGCGTCGATGCCGCCACCGCCCCGGCCTATCTCGGCCACGGCGCGCTGGCCGTCTGCGCGGGCGGCGAGGTCGTCCCGGCCGCGGCGGTGGCGGCCGGTGACTGGCCCGAACTCACCCGCCGCGCGAAGGCGTTCATCGCGTCGCTGGATGACGCCGGACCCGGCCCGAGCCGTGCCCGTCAGGGCCTTGGGGCGCCGGAGGGGCCGGGCGCGGGCTGA
- a CDS encoding SGNH/GDSL hydrolase family protein translates to MRSLLSRRLRAAACATALGATLLALGAGPASAAAPGTRYYLALGDSLAAGFQTLPGGGSEVGHGYAQDLAATLGRRAEQAGHPFSFTDLGCPGETTGSMINGGCSYPHPYAGTQLATAIAFLKAHHGDDLTVTLDIGANDVDGCATGGSLDAACAAKGIATAGWDLNTILGKLKAAAGPRTRFVGMNLYDPFLADWMTGAQGEVLAGLSIPLADTLNGTLDVVDALHGVPTADVSKAFDTNSLLPLVPLDGQQVPLDVARIMTWTNMARKDIHANDTGYQVIADTFLAKLS, encoded by the coding sequence ATGCGTTCTCTTCTCAGCCGCCGTCTGCGCGCCGCTGCCTGCGCCACCGCGCTCGGCGCCACCCTGCTCGCCCTCGGCGCCGGCCCCGCCTCGGCCGCCGCCCCCGGCACCCGTTACTACCTGGCGCTGGGCGACTCCCTCGCGGCCGGCTTCCAGACGCTGCCCGGCGGCGGCTCCGAGGTCGGCCACGGCTACGCCCAGGACCTGGCCGCGACGCTGGGCCGGCGGGCCGAACAGGCCGGTCACCCGTTCTCCTTCACCGACCTCGGCTGCCCCGGCGAGACCACCGGCTCGATGATCAACGGCGGCTGCTCCTACCCCCATCCGTACGCCGGCACCCAACTGGCCACCGCCATAGCCTTCCTGAAAGCCCATCACGGCGACGACCTGACCGTCACCCTGGACATCGGCGCCAACGACGTGGACGGCTGCGCCACCGGCGGCAGCCTGGACGCCGCCTGCGCGGCCAAGGGCATAGCGACGGCGGGCTGGGACCTCAACACCATCCTCGGCAAGCTGAAGGCCGCCGCCGGTCCGCGCACCAGATTCGTCGGGATGAACCTCTACGACCCCTTCCTGGCGGACTGGATGACCGGCGCCCAGGGCGAGGTGCTGGCCGGGCTCTCCATCCCGCTGGCCGACACCCTCAACGGGACCCTGGACGTCGTCGACGCGCTGCACGGGGTGCCCACGGCCGACGTGTCGAAGGCCTTCGACACCAACTCGCTGCTGCCCCTGGTCCCGCTGGACGGCCAGCAGGTCCCGCTGGACGTGGCGCGGATCATGACCTGGACCAACATGGCCCGGAAGGACATCCACGCGAACGACACCGGGTACCAGGTGATCGCGGACACCTTCCTGGCGAAGCTGTCCTGA
- a CDS encoding DUF6299 family protein: MRIAPAPLRGRARSRSAGSRAAGLFGATALLALFAGAAPADAVNGAVHGALAGSAVSVDSQGTVAPDGTVTLSGSYQCMTGGAVFVSSSLRIGNQSSSIGNGTQATCDGAQHRWISQGKPDQLLVKPGAAQVQATLVHLTEGALVPMPEFLAAQSQDITLVADGS; the protein is encoded by the coding sequence ATGCGGATTGCTCCCGCTCCGCTCCGCGGCCGGGCCCGTTCCCGTTCCGCCGGGTCACGCGCCGCCGGGCTGTTCGGCGCCACGGCCCTGCTCGCGCTCTTCGCCGGCGCCGCTCCCGCCGACGCGGTCAACGGCGCCGTGCACGGCGCGCTCGCCGGCTCGGCGGTGAGCGTGGACAGCCAGGGCACCGTGGCCCCGGACGGCACGGTCACGCTCTCGGGCAGCTACCAGTGCATGACCGGCGGTGCGGTCTTCGTCAGCAGCAGCCTGCGGATCGGCAACCAGAGCAGCAGCATCGGCAACGGCACCCAGGCCACCTGCGACGGGGCGCAGCACCGCTGGATCAGCCAGGGCAAGCCGGACCAGCTCCTCGTCAAGCCCGGAGCCGCGCAGGTGCAGGCGACTCTTGTGCATCTCACCGAAGGTGCGCTGGTGCCGATGCCCGAGTTCCTCGCTGCTCAGAGCCAGGACATCACCCTGGTCGCGGACGGTAGCTGA
- a CDS encoding APC family permease: protein MAVVDKITNPGASSTKLRRDIGLIGLLWASVGSIIGSGWLYGAKNAVVVAGPAAVISWGIGAVAIVLLALVHAELGGMFPVAGGTARYPHYTFGGLAGMSFGWFSWLQAATVAPIEVEAMIGYAGHWSFAQGFEHANGTLTPSGFVVAVVLMAVFVAVNFLGVRLLAQTNSAATWWKVFIPLVAIFVLAFTHFHASNFTSHGFIPYGIKGVLGAISTSGIIFALLGFEQAIQLSGESKNPKRDIPRAVLGSVFIGAAIYTLLQIVYIGALPGSSFVKGWANLAYQGISGPFAGLATVIGLGWLAWILYIDALISPGGTGLIYTTSTSRISYGLSRNGYAPQLFEKTDKRGVPWFGLLISFVTGVVCFLPFPSWQQLVSFITSASVLMYAGAPLAFGVLRGRLPERNRPYRLPLGNVVAPVSFVVASLIIYWSGWNTLWRLGFAILFGYLLLGSYAFYATKKNLPNAPQMNWKSAQWLPVYLIGLGIISKLGGFGTGSLNDLTLGWDILVITVFSLGIYYWARAVGLPAEDIERNIEDVEVVDEGGH, encoded by the coding sequence ATGGCAGTTGTTGACAAAATAACGAACCCCGGTGCTTCTTCCACCAAGCTCCGCCGGGACATCGGCCTGATCGGCCTGCTCTGGGCCTCGGTCGGCTCGATCATCGGGTCCGGCTGGCTCTACGGTGCGAAGAACGCAGTGGTGGTCGCCGGTCCGGCGGCCGTCATCTCGTGGGGGATCGGCGCCGTCGCCATCGTGCTGCTCGCACTGGTCCACGCCGAGCTAGGCGGTATGTTCCCGGTCGCCGGTGGCACCGCCCGTTACCCGCACTACACCTTCGGTGGCCTGGCCGGCATGAGCTTCGGCTGGTTCTCCTGGCTCCAGGCGGCCACGGTCGCGCCGATCGAGGTCGAGGCGATGATCGGCTACGCCGGTCACTGGAGCTTCGCCCAGGGCTTCGAGCACGCCAACGGCACCCTGACCCCGTCCGGCTTCGTGGTCGCGGTGGTGCTGATGGCGGTCTTCGTGGCCGTGAACTTCCTCGGGGTGCGCCTGCTGGCCCAGACCAACAGCGCCGCGACCTGGTGGAAGGTGTTCATCCCGCTGGTCGCGATCTTCGTCCTGGCGTTCACCCACTTCCACGCGAGCAACTTCACCTCGCACGGCTTCATCCCGTACGGCATCAAGGGTGTGCTCGGCGCGATCAGCACCAGCGGCATCATCTTCGCCCTGCTCGGCTTCGAGCAGGCGATCCAGCTCTCCGGTGAGAGCAAGAACCCCAAGCGCGACATCCCCCGCGCGGTGCTCGGCTCGGTCTTCATCGGTGCCGCGATCTACACCCTGCTGCAGATCGTCTACATCGGCGCGCTGCCCGGCAGCTCCTTCGTCAAGGGCTGGGCGAACCTGGCCTACCAGGGCATCAGCGGCCCGTTCGCCGGTCTGGCCACCGTCATCGGCCTGGGCTGGCTGGCCTGGATCCTCTACATCGACGCGCTGATCTCGCCCGGTGGCACCGGCCTGATCTACACCACGTCCACCTCGCGGATCTCCTACGGCCTGAGCCGCAACGGCTACGCCCCGCAGCTGTTCGAGAAGACCGACAAGCGCGGCGTGCCGTGGTTCGGCCTGCTGATCTCCTTCGTCACCGGCGTGGTCTGCTTCCTGCCCTTCCCGAGCTGGCAGCAGCTGGTCAGCTTCATCACCTCGGCCAGCGTGCTGATGTACGCCGGTGCTCCGCTCGCCTTCGGGGTGCTGCGCGGTCGGCTGCCGGAGCGGAACCGTCCGTACCGCCTGCCGCTGGGCAACGTGGTCGCTCCGGTCTCCTTCGTGGTCGCCAGCCTGATCATCTACTGGTCCGGCTGGAACACCCTGTGGCGCCTGGGCTTCGCGATCCTCTTCGGCTACCTGCTGCTCGGCAGCTACGCCTTCTACGCGACGAAGAAGAACCTGCCGAACGCGCCGCAGATGAACTGGAAGTCCGCGCAGTGGCTGCCGGTCTACCTGATCGGCCTGGGCATCATCTCCAAGCTCGGCGGCTTCGGCACCGGCTCGCTCAACGACCTGACGCTCGGCTGGGACATCCTGGTGATCACCGTCTTCTCGCTGGGCATCTACTACTGGGCCCGCGCCGTGGGCCTGCCGGCCGAGGACATCGAGCGCAACATCGAGGACGTCGAGGTGGTTGACGAGGGCGGTCACTGA
- a CDS encoding SAM-dependent methyltransferase: protein MTSETSGRPTEAGGIPEGVGRTAIGVARARAMESARPDRLFNDPYAAAFVTAARAGQPETPRPNPSPALIAMGRHLVIRTRFFDDYLLRAAREGCPQVVVPAAGLDTRAFRLDWPAGTRVFEIDMPPVLAFKERVLAEQGAVAPVPRTVLAADLREEWGAALIKAGFDPAVRTVWLLEGLLVYLSSQEVAAILGTIGELSAPGSRLAFTHGRGNKEHQHPGGPAADDAAAPELAAVYALWRGGLDEDPVGWLNRHGWRAERHNRAELAVGYGRPADYVGPNRSFVTAELPVGPAA from the coding sequence ATGACTAGTGAGACGAGTGGCCGGCCCACCGAAGCCGGCGGCATTCCCGAGGGCGTCGGCCGGACCGCGATCGGCGTGGCCCGCGCCCGCGCGATGGAGAGTGCCCGGCCCGACCGCCTGTTCAACGACCCGTACGCGGCGGCCTTCGTCACCGCCGCGCGGGCCGGGCAGCCCGAGACGCCCCGGCCCAACCCCTCGCCGGCGCTGATCGCGATGGGCCGCCACCTGGTCATCCGCACCCGGTTCTTCGACGACTACCTGCTGCGCGCCGCCCGCGAGGGCTGCCCGCAGGTGGTGGTGCCCGCCGCCGGGCTGGACACCCGGGCCTTCCGGCTGGACTGGCCGGCCGGCACCCGGGTCTTCGAGATCGACATGCCCCCGGTGCTGGCCTTCAAGGAGCGGGTGCTCGCCGAGCAGGGCGCCGTCGCGCCGGTGCCGCGCACCGTGCTCGCCGCCGACCTGCGCGAGGAGTGGGGCGCGGCGCTGATCAAGGCGGGCTTCGACCCGGCGGTGCGCACCGTCTGGCTGCTGGAGGGGCTGCTGGTCTACCTCAGCTCCCAGGAGGTCGCCGCGATCCTCGGCACCATCGGCGAACTCAGCGCTCCGGGCAGCCGGTTGGCCTTCACCCACGGGCGCGGCAACAAGGAGCACCAGCACCCCGGCGGTCCGGCCGCGGACGACGCGGCGGCCCCGGAGCTGGCCGCCGTCTACGCGCTGTGGCGCGGCGGGCTGGACGAGGACCCGGTCGGCTGGCTGAACCGGCACGGGTGGCGGGCCGAGCGCCACAACCGCGCCGAACTGGCCGTCGGCTACGGTCGGCCGGCCGACTACGTGGGCCCGAACCGCAGCTTCGTCACCGCCGAGCTCCCGGTCGGGCCGGCCGCGTGA
- a CDS encoding esterase/lipase family protein: MLLALTGLGAGALPATAAVPGYLTLEANYTSVANGWDHVERYLDTTPGFTQEQYPPDGRGDQDGQRLTFFGGVAEPFSGRFLLYSAPGWNTGTHQVPVLLVHGANDNPDRAWADPGESGGYGCGTTPCPDTGLMQYLSSRGYRVFAIGFAQKQGDNLMQAQEVGDAIALIRAKLNVPQVDLVGWSKGEVSARAYVSSLAPSWGRPYAGDVRKLITLGGPNGGYDYPFAHGWAHDFSIWPECGGTVNAPSPHLDMTCYGTYTAHPEFAFTPTDGYDDYPGQRQMLARWDGTYGVDETQQDWYTTYYGGTGVYTSGTGIQAAIDAGSLIAPLQRAGVPASISTYLLAGGTPNVLGIFNEDRGPSDGVVFEASALDTAGIGDVAGTALIAGANHLELGWDGAASAQVVSWLN, translated from the coding sequence ATGCTGCTGGCCCTGACCGGCCTGGGCGCGGGAGCCCTGCCGGCCACGGCGGCCGTTCCCGGCTACCTGACCCTGGAGGCGAACTACACCAGCGTCGCCAACGGCTGGGACCATGTCGAGCGCTACCTCGACACCACCCCCGGCTTCACCCAGGAGCAGTACCCGCCGGACGGCCGGGGCGACCAGGACGGCCAGCGGCTGACCTTCTTCGGCGGCGTCGCGGAGCCCTTCTCCGGCCGCTTCCTGCTCTACTCCGCGCCCGGTTGGAACACCGGCACGCACCAGGTCCCGGTGCTGCTGGTGCACGGTGCCAACGACAACCCCGACCGCGCCTGGGCCGACCCGGGCGAGTCCGGCGGCTACGGCTGCGGCACCACCCCGTGCCCCGACACCGGCCTGATGCAGTACCTCTCCTCGCGTGGCTACCGGGTCTTCGCGATCGGGTTCGCCCAGAAGCAGGGTGACAACCTGATGCAGGCCCAGGAGGTGGGCGACGCGATCGCGCTGATCCGGGCCAAGCTGAACGTCCCGCAGGTCGACCTGGTCGGCTGGAGCAAGGGCGAGGTGTCGGCCCGCGCCTACGTCTCCTCGCTGGCCCCGAGTTGGGGACGCCCGTACGCGGGCGACGTGCGCAAGCTGATCACCCTCGGCGGCCCCAACGGCGGCTACGACTACCCCTTCGCGCACGGCTGGGCGCACGACTTCAGCATCTGGCCGGAGTGCGGCGGCACGGTCAACGCCCCTTCCCCGCACCTGGACATGACCTGCTACGGCACCTACACCGCACACCCCGAGTTCGCCTTCACCCCGACCGACGGCTACGACGACTACCCGGGCCAACGCCAGATGCTGGCCCGCTGGGACGGGACCTACGGCGTGGACGAGACCCAACAGGACTGGTACACCACGTACTACGGCGGTACCGGCGTCTACACCAGCGGCACCGGCATCCAGGCCGCGATCGACGCCGGCTCGCTGATCGCCCCGCTGCAGCGGGCCGGGGTGCCCGCCTCGATCAGCACCTACCTGCTGGCCGGCGGCACCCCGAACGTGCTCGGCATCTTCAACGAGGACCGCGGCCCCAGCGACGGCGTGGTCTTCGAGGCCAGCGCGCTGGACACCGCGGGCATCGGCGATGTCGCGGGCACCGCGCTGATCGCGGGCGCCAACCACCTGGAACTCGGCTGGGACGGCGCGGCGAGCGCGCAGGTCGTCAGCTGGCTGAACTGA